The following nucleotide sequence is from Anguilla rostrata isolate EN2019 chromosome 3, ASM1855537v3, whole genome shotgun sequence.
GGAAATAATCGTGATAGAGAGCCAGATAGTTGCTGTAAGTTAAGTGCCATTGGCAAGTGCAGGCACGCTGTGTTCCATCCgacaggaaaaaatgaaaatcgaGGATGGCAAAAGACCCTGTAAGtaccattctttttttctatttgtaatTCATAGTAAACATAAGAGCAGACATTTTCGTGGGCGCATCTTTTCGTCAAGAGTGATGATGGCGGTGGCTAGCTAGTCTGCTAATGTAAACGATTCGTGTTCGGCTTATAGACTGAAGGTTCTTGTGCTTTGCTATCATTTGCCAGCATTGGCTAGCTCGCCTGTCATGCAGTCATCTATTATCACTAACGTTAGTTTTGTACACTACTGCGTCTAGCTAGCTTTAATCATGCGTTGCAGAAGGATGCAAGCTTAAATTGTTGCTTCTAATAGcttctgaatttattttgctCGTGAAATATAATACTTGATATTATACGGTCTCCGTCTAGCCATcggaacaatttaaatattccattattttatttatgccaaaaaaaacctttatatGGTATTGCAAAGAAGAGAGGTAAATTGTGTAGGCTAATTAGCGTGTGAGCTAGATCTCAGTTTAAATCAGAACCCTATGGAACCACAATGTCACTAAAATGTCTTTAGACAGCTACTGTCGTTAGCTGATcccttccattttgttttctgacttAGACTCCAGGTAACATTGACCAAGTAGTGTATAAACTTTGACCAAAATCATGTCACTGTGTTGTCGACATTACGAATGTTCACTTGAAAGTATTTCGGAGGCTTAATACGGCTTAATAGAACTGAAGAAACTGGTCAGGAATGGAAACAGGCAGAACCTTCCTTTTTTCCTGAATTGGTCACAATTAAGAGTTTATTCTGGCATACGCATAGCAGTTTTAGTTTCCCATTTCACTGATTTAGGATATCCAGATCAGTATTATAAACTCTGACACCCCTGGCCTGGGCCTGGATCATCAACCCTTGTTCTGAAGAGTTAAGCGGTCTGCTCATTTTTGTTCTTACAGGACTACAATCAATTAATCATAACAGCTGACGAACAGTTAACTTGCTGCACCTGTCTTTCTTGAGTCTAATTGGTTgttgattaaaaagaaaataataaataaacaggccCTGCATCTCTAGGATGGGGTATGGGCAAAATGGCATGCCTTGCTTGGCTGACCATGCTAAACTGCAATTATCTTCTTCACATTGGTGTGATTAGCTGTATATGGAGGGTACAGTCTTTTTTGTACAGCCTGTATATGAAAGGTCCTTAACAACGCAAATTCCTCTCAGGCCTCCAGGTTGAACCAGAAGTCAAATCCTGATCCTGATGTCACACTTAGTCTTTTCTCTGCTTTTACTAAGTAACTATACTTAGGATGTGAAAAGTAGCAGtacattgattgattgattattgatgatgatgatgatgatgatgatgattattattattattattattagtggtaGTAGTTGTTGGCtggggtgtttttttccacacaccCAAGACTAATCCACACCATTGTTTTGGCAGCTTTCCCCTGGGTTGGCATGGACATTGGGGGATCCCTGGTGAAGCTGGTGTACTTCGAGCCACTGGACATGACAGCcgaggaggaacaggaggagtCAGAGTGCCTGAAGAGCATCCGGTGCTACCTGACCTCCAGCGTGGCCTATGGCTCCATGGGTATCCGCGACGCCCACCTGGAGCTCAAAGACCTGACCTTGCTGGGTCGCCGCGGTAACCTGCACTTCATCCGTTTCCCCACCCAGGACATGGCCACCTTCTTCCAGATGGCCCGTGAGAAGGACTGCTCCACCCTTCAAGCCATGCTCAGCGTCACCGGAGGCGGAGCGTGCAAGTTTGAGGAGGAGTTCCATGCAGTGAGTTTATTGTCCAAGCTTTTTTATGCTGGCTAACGAGATAACTTGCTATCTGTTTGCACATATCAAATGACAAGAATAGGCACTTAGCTATATGGATGGAGGAACTGAGGGGGCTACAAGGGGTAGGGCTGTCACTCAAAAAAAAGagttacaaaaatgtttttaattttctagCATCAAAATTTCAATAATACGTTgcctaaatgtataattattatggcTCAGTTTTAGTTTTGCATTAGACTTGTAGCTACATAGCTTCAATATGTTATGCCATAACTAAGAATTAGGCCTAATGGCAACAGTGTTTGaagttttttggaaaaaaaaaatccagtgccAATGCCAATAACTCCGTAGATGAGCTgttgatgaaaaaataataataataattataatgctCAAGTATCTTGTTTTCTTTTAGTGGAAGGAACAGTTGTGAAACTGCAGAGGCTTCACTGACACGTGATACTTTGTGCTCATCTCTCACTGACCTGtgaaaattgcaaaaaaaacaaattggttCCTTGTTCTGTTCCCTCTCCAGATTGGGAACTTGCAGCTGCACAAAGCTGATGAAATAAACAGTTTGGTGCGTGgggtgctgtacctgtgtggcCAGATCGAGTGCTACTCCTTCCAGAATGTGCAGGACATGGAGTGTTGCCAGAAGGCTCCCTATGACCTGCAGGACCCCTACCCTCTGCTATTGGTTAACTGCGGGACTGGGGTCAGCATTATCGCCATCCACTCCCAGGATAACTATGAAATTGTGGGCGGCACCAGGTACCCCAGTCTCTTACTACCTGCTGTactatataattataatattaataataataatggtaacaACAGTAATCATTTTACAGTCCCTCTTGCCTTTACCAGTCTGCCGCCCCCTTGGGTGATGCACTGTGGCCTCTATCTGGCAGAACTCTCACCAGATCAGCTGAAATGTGGAGGAAGagaattgcattacatttaaatgctgAAACCAGTAAAATGGTTGCAGTTTATTGTGCTATAATGTATGACAAGCCTACCTGCATCAGTATCGGTACTGGTTGAATTGGCCATTGGTGTAAATATTGGTTGTTAATATCAGCCTAGAAATCCTCTATCTTAGATcagtgctttattattattgttattattattgttattgtaagGAATTGGATTTAGTTGCAGggaggaaaacatgtttatctgaCTCCATTAACTTCAAATCCTGTAAAGTGAAGATGTATGTGAATACAGGATCGCGTACACGTGCATTGGCTGctctgaaaaaggaaaaaaactttattatgACACAATATGATCGTTGGCAATAACCAAGGATAGGCAGTTTCAACGATGGAGAAGGTGAACACTTTAATTCACAAAGCAAGGCAAAAGACTGCtatgaaaataaaagacatACAAACTAACAAATtaggacaaagaaaaggaacacaaagtgaGTATTGATGAATGCCCAAATATTCTGTACAGCAaagactatggtaccaggagaactgctAAGCAGATTCTCCTCgaatgtttctttggacttcCCTTAAATCCAATCCTGAGAAAGCCTTCCATACCCCACAGCTCCCTGGGTTTGCTCAAATAAGGTTTGGACACAAATAGGCAGGTAACATCTGCCCCACCAAGAAACCCCCCTACTCCTCCAGAACGAGAGAAACTGCACTTCCCCCCCTACTCTGTAGACAAAGGAGAAGTATCAAAATCCAGTGACAGTAATAAGATAACTTTATAACTTTGTACGATGGCACGTGATCCTATGATTTTACCTATCAATTCTCCAAATACTTCTCTATGGGAATCAATGGTGGTGACCCATCTGTGACCCAGACACGTATGTAGGCATACCtatgtataaatatactatGCTTTATATACTTGTGATCATAACCCCACATACCATGTCATACCCATTCAGTGTGCTTGTCTATGTGCTGCTCTCCCCATCCTGGGGCATTTTATGGCTCCACTCATGTACAGCAGTGGAATTTTTACAACTCCACCAGTGTGCACGCCATGGAAGAATATGTCCCGTTGTGAAGGAACAACAGAGTTGATTgggaaaactgaaattttaccttacattattattattattattgattatatAGGCCTACTTCTGATGTGGAGTGCTTTGTGATTTGGCTTTAAATGAAAAGGGCAATAGTAATATTATAtcatatacattaaaataagtgTTAATGTGACATGTGTGTCTCACATCATGTCGTTTCAGCTACGGGGGCGGGTCCTTCTTGGGCCTGTGCAGCCTGCTGACTGGGTGCGAGACGTTCGACGAGGCCATGGAGCTGGCCTCCAGAGGAGACAGCAGTCGCGTCGACGTGCTGGTGCGCGACATCTACGGCGGGGACTACGAACGCCTCCACATTCCGGCATGGCTCGTGGTCGCCAGGTGAGTTTCGGCGACCGGCCGGCAGGATTTCGCCCTCCGGCGCGCGCCGAAGTGTCCGGAGATGCTGTGCATCGCCACTCCCGCTTTCGGCAGTTCCCACCTTGCGGCGACCCTTATTTTTCAGGCATGATTACCACACACGCAAAATCGATATGTCCTGTCGTGAGTATGTGACACTAAGCGCGAGAGTGCGAAAAATGTGGAACGCACCTGTGCTCTATCACCTTGCATAGAACTTTTAACTATAAGTTGTGTAGGACACCTTATTTGAAGTGGATTTTCGTGCGTACACCCAATTTATGCGTTTGAGCTTTGGAACAGTGATGAATCTGCCACTAGCTTCTATACTTGTAAGTGGTCAGGCATATTTGCCTTTTGGAACACCCAAGACCCTTGCTGAACAAAACCAGCGCAATGGAGgagtgtgtgttagcatgtgcgTGCAGATGACAGCATGTGTGAGAGACGTGTGAGTGTTTGCATGTACGTAtgcgtctgtatgtgtatgtgggtgttaGTGAACGTGTGTGCgcatacaagtgtgtgtgtttgtgtgtgtgtgtgtgtgtgtgtgtgggggagaatGGGAGGCAGGATAACCTTTCATTTACACACCCAGTTTAGTAATGAACCATTCACATTCTAATCCTTGTGTACCGATACAcactgtctccctccctctgttcatAAGCCACTCAGCTCAACCTGTGCTTGTTTCTCTGAAGCTTTGGGAAGATGATTcataaggagaagagagaggcgGCCAGCAGGGAGGATCTGGCGCGTGCAACGCTGGTCAGTGTCACCAACTGCATCACCGGGCTCGTCTGTTCCAAAGGCATCTTGAAGGTCAGGCCTCTACTATTCTTCTCTGCTCActtgtaacacacacacacacacatgcacattcactcacatacacatacccatacacaaactcacacacgcacacccctaaacattaacacacacacacacacacatgcacattcactcacatgcacatacccatacacatacccatacacaaacacacacacgcaaattcacacacacattcacacacacacacacgcatatacattcacacacacattcacacacacacagacacacacaaacacgcacagacacacgttcACGCACACACCGGGCTTTGCGAGGATCTTCCTGCTGTCGGCCTCTTTACAGTGCTGCCTTGTGGCCTGTCAATCAAGCAGCATTGTACAGGGCTATGACTGCACGGAGAGATGGCCGTCTGCACAGAGGCTACGCACTCCTTAGGGCGGTGCCTCCCGGGCTAGGGCACGCACCCCCCCTTCCAGGCTGTAACGCAGCgtttttgcagtgttttcacacCAGTCATTTCTCACCTCTTCAAAACCGATGTTGGTTTTGTCTGTGGGTTTGTGTTCGTTTGTGCGGGCAGGTAGGCGATACGTTACTCTGACCGATTGCGGCCGTAACCGCCCTCTGTCTAACGTCACCCGACTGGTGTTTGTGTCGCCCATCCTGCAGGACATCCTTGACCGGGTGTTGTTTGTGGGGAATTTACTGCGGGGGAACACTATCTCCAGGAAGCTGCTGGCCTTTGGAGTGCAGTTCTGGTCCAGAGGTCGGATGAAGCCACTGTTCCTGGAGCATGAGGTATTTTCACTCAACTGCACGCgctcactgtaaacacacttattacattacattacattacattacagcacagtgacCTACTTGAGATATCCCTTTCTCGTGCACAGCCTACtgtacattcacacatgcacaggctcAGAAACTTTGACTCCGTTACTCTAAAACTCACCCTCACAGtcattcagtctctctcttcctcacacacagtcagattCACTCGCTTACACTCACATATGTTATTacatatataattacatttttttcgaGCATTTATTTCTCAGCAAGCAGGAATATGATTGTGCCTCTCCTACTCCCAGCCACACAGCACTGCTGGTGAAGCATTCTTCTAATACACTCACGCATGAGCCAGAGCCATACCTGTCTACCCACAAAACTACAatgcccacaatgcaccactgtCACaccatctccatggcaacaagttATCCTCCATCTCAAACTGGAAAATCCTGAAACAGATCCAGAGCTGTACACGCTATTAGTAGGAACATACAAGAGTGCACAGTAGCTGGCAGTATGATTACTGATGGATTCCAGCATGAATGTATTTTACCTATTTTTCTCATTTAGTAAATAACATACATTTTCCTGCAAAATGAtcataagaaaaagaaaaggttttgttACATGAAATTATGAGCGCATTCTGTCAAATAGTTTTTTATTAACACTGTGACAGCTGTAACACTTGACTGTCAGTCCATACACTGGATCCCCCATCTATACAGCAGTTCTTAATTCCACAGCGTCCGTCTGTTATCATTAAACATCTTATCAGTTCAGTTGTCCTGTTGCAGACAGACAGCTATGGTTGGGAATGTCCTGTTAGTATCGTAGTCTCTTCATTTGGTGGTCCGCTGCAGCACCCTATTTATATCGCACCACTGGCATTTACATATTCCTGTAATGCCTCTCATTCCTGAAGCGAAAATTGGCCTTCGTTCTTAGCTGAGCGATCGGCTGGTTTCGCTTGCGATTTTTGCGATCACTgctcaccgtgtgtgtgtgtgtgtgtgtgtgtgtgtgtggcctgcagCGTTTCAGCATGCGGCGGCTTTGCCAAAGGACACCTCAGCCCTGCTCTCTTATTGCAGTGATTCTCCGTCCGTTGCTAGGGACCTCTCTGCCGTTGCTAAGCTGAGAGTTATTAATCagcgtggttttttttttttcccctgatacCTGCCTGAGCCTTCagttagtatttatttatttatttatttatttactcatttaatacTTTTAGTAATGGCTGTTAGTATATGGACCTTGAGTCcgaaataaagtttgattgattgattaatgaaGTCAACAGCTGGACTGAGTGAATAAACTGGGCTCAGTGAACTCAGATGTTACAGATGCTCTATGAAATGGAACTGAGAGAGAAGAGCAAACGTAAGGGTGCAGATGTTCCATAATAACAGGCCTTCTCCAAACCTTCCCAGCCTAAAACCAAATTGACCGTGTGGCATGTGGTACAGTATGTTATGGGTATGCAGTTGACTTCTTGTGAACATAAGCCAAAATGACTGCAGCCTCAAACTAGCACTGAGTATGTGACAGGCACAGTGTTTTActgtggctgtggtgtgtgtctgtgggaaagGCATCCGTTCTGTACCGCGGGTATCTTGTGATTGTCCTGGGCCCCTGTTAGGGCCCTGTCGTAACGGATTCTAactcttacccccccccccactcccactcgcTTTCCTGCAGGGGTATTGCACCGCAGTGGGAGCGCTCCTCCATCGGCTGAACGGCTCAGCCCCAGAAGCCTCGGAGGGACAGCAGCCCGGGTTCGACACTGAGGCCTGCTCTCCTCGGGAGACCGAGGATGAtgaaaattaattcataattaaaggATCAGTGCTGATAGATAGATTAGTGGAGAGTGCGAAGCTCACAttgacaggcacacacacacacacacacagacacacacacaaactgcacggGAGGGGCAGGACCAAAAATAAGCGGTCTCCTCACAGTTTATCGGCGCGGAAACGCGCGCCCAACCTTTCGATCCGCAGAGATCTCCTTCAGTAGGGATGATCGACCGCCGCAGCGTCGCGGCGGCTTGGCGGCATTGTCCTGGCAACCACTCTGCACCACATAAACATTACGCTCCCAGCGTTTCTCTCTTGAGAATCCACAGAGCCGTACGTGGTTCTCGGCCAGAGCGTGTGTGCTCTGTAACGGATACTGTATCGGCTTGTAGAAGTGAATCCATGTTATTTATCTGTGCTGGGGGACTATCTGGCTGTTCATGACCTCAAGGGCGTGTTCCCGGTGATCAGCCGTTTGATCTTTTAGTATGTGTGTCAGAGCTGGCAAG
It contains:
- the LOC135250288 gene encoding pantothenate kinase 3-like; its protein translation is MKIEDGKRPSFPWVGMDIGGSLVKLVYFEPLDMTAEEEQEESECLKSIRCYLTSSVAYGSMGIRDAHLELKDLTLLGRRGNLHFIRFPTQDMATFFQMAREKDCSTLQAMLSVTGGGACKFEEEFHAIGNLQLHKADEINSLVRGVLYLCGQIECYSFQNVQDMECCQKAPYDLQDPYPLLLVNCGTGVSIIAIHSQDNYEIVGGTSYGGGSFLGLCSLLTGCETFDEAMELASRGDSSRVDVLVRDIYGGDYERLHIPAWLVVASFGKMIHKEKREAASREDLARATLVSVTNCITGLVCSKGILKDILDRVLFVGNLLRGNTISRKLLAFGVQFWSRGRMKPLFLEHEGYCTAVGALLHRLNGSAPEASEGQQPGFDTEACSPRETEDDEN